One stretch of Paenibacillus sp. AN1007 DNA includes these proteins:
- a CDS encoding DegV family protein, producing the protein MSRIKIFADSTSDLAPEWIQQYDIGIIPLYVVFGQESLKDGEEIKPEQLYDRVSRNGSLPKTAAPSPADFITAFQPYIEQGDDIFYISLSSELSSTYQNALLASSEFPEGRISVVDSQNLSSGIALMVMKAVHAAEQGQSLAQITQLIEAMKPTVRTEFVIDTLEYLYKGGRCSGMQNLIGSLLKIRPVIRVTDGKMSPAYKVRGKREKALEQMLQNTLSNKDQIDRDLMIVVHTMAEEDALNLKKTLQEQTGARVELTTAGCVICSHCGPKTTGIIYNTLH; encoded by the coding sequence ATGTCACGAATCAAAATTTTTGCGGACAGCACCAGTGATCTGGCTCCTGAGTGGATCCAGCAGTATGATATTGGCATCATCCCTTTGTATGTGGTGTTTGGCCAAGAATCGCTGAAAGATGGAGAAGAGATCAAACCAGAGCAGCTGTATGACCGTGTGAGCCGTAATGGTTCTCTTCCAAAAACAGCTGCACCTTCACCTGCTGATTTCATAACCGCATTTCAACCTTACATAGAACAAGGCGATGATATTTTCTACATCTCCTTATCCTCTGAACTTTCTTCAACGTACCAGAATGCACTGCTTGCGAGTTCCGAATTTCCAGAAGGACGCATCTCCGTAGTAGATTCACAGAATCTTTCCTCAGGAATTGCTCTAATGGTCATGAAGGCCGTTCATGCTGCAGAGCAAGGACAAAGCCTGGCTCAGATTACCCAGCTGATTGAAGCCATGAAACCTACGGTGCGTACAGAGTTTGTTATTGATACACTGGAATACCTGTACAAAGGCGGACGCTGCTCGGGTATGCAGAACCTGATTGGAAGCCTGCTTAAGATCCGTCCCGTGATTCGAGTCACGGATGGTAAGATGTCTCCCGCCTACAAAGTACGCGGTAAACGGGAGAAAGCGCTGGAACAAATGCTTCAGAATACGCTCAGCAATAAAGATCAGATTGATCGGGATCTAATGATTGTCGTTCACACGATGGCGGAGGAAGATGCACTCAACCTGAAAAAAACACTTCAGGAGCAGACCGGAGCACGCGTAGAATTGACTACAGCAGGCTGCGTGATCTGCAGTCATTGTGGTCCAAAAACAACAGGAATTATATATAACACCCTTCACTAG
- the pdaA gene encoding delta-lactam-biosynthetic de-N-acetylase, whose product MRRTVLYLLLGLLTISMLASQAEASPINGAYHFGFKKSQNGQLPSIDQEGFKSILEHNHAIFLGDTKQKELYLTFDNGYENGFTPAILDVLRAKKVPAAFFVTGHYLKDQPELVKRMAAEGHIVGNHSWSHPDMTRISNAQIKEELEKVKSEVQRLTGQQGTFLRPPRGIFNNRTLAESYAQGYINVFWSAAYKDWDTNVQRGSQYAHQQVLKQLHPGAVILLHSVSKDNTEALGSIIDDARKQGYVFKSLNDLKTKCY is encoded by the coding sequence TAACGATCAGCATGCTGGCATCACAGGCAGAAGCATCTCCTATTAATGGAGCGTACCATTTTGGTTTCAAAAAAAGTCAGAATGGTCAGCTGCCTTCGATTGATCAGGAAGGCTTTAAGTCCATTTTGGAACACAATCATGCCATCTTTTTGGGGGATACCAAACAAAAAGAACTGTATCTGACTTTTGATAACGGTTATGAGAACGGATTTACCCCTGCAATACTGGATGTGCTTCGAGCGAAGAAAGTGCCTGCTGCTTTCTTTGTTACAGGACATTATCTGAAGGACCAGCCTGAACTTGTCAAACGTATGGCGGCGGAAGGACATATTGTCGGAAACCATTCCTGGAGCCACCCGGACATGACTCGAATCTCCAATGCTCAGATCAAAGAGGAACTGGAGAAGGTAAAATCGGAGGTACAGCGTCTTACGGGACAGCAGGGTACTTTTTTGCGTCCGCCTCGCGGCATTTTTAACAACCGTACGCTTGCCGAGAGTTATGCGCAGGGATATATCAACGTGTTCTGGTCTGCAGCATACAAGGACTGGGATACCAATGTACAGCGAGGGTCACAATATGCTCATCAGCAAGTGCTGAAGCAGCTTCACCCCGGAGCAGTCATTTTGCTGCATTCGGTATCCAAAGACAACACCGAGGCACTTGGTTCTATTATCGATGATGCAAGGAAGCAGGGTTATGTGTTCAAAAGTTTGAATGACTTGAAAACCAAATGTTATTAA